GAACAGCCGCGTCGGCGAGAACTCGCCGAACTTGTGGCCGACCATGTTCTCCGTCACGTAGACCGGCACGAACTTGTTGCCGTTGTGCACCGCAAAGGTGTGCCCGACGAAGTCAGGGAGCACCGTGCTCGCCCGGCTCCACGTCTTGATCACCTTCTTCTCGTTCCGCGCGTTCATCGCAGCCACCCGTTCCACCAGGCGCGTCTGCACGAACGGCCCCTTC
This is a stretch of genomic DNA from Gemmatimonadaceae bacterium. It encodes these proteins:
- the rpsS gene encoding 30S ribosomal protein S19; protein product: MARSLKKGPFVQTRLVERVAAMNARNEKKVIKTWSRASTVLPDFVGHTFAVHNGNKFVPVYVTENMVGHKFGEFSPTRLFRGHVGQKAADKKTGGAPKGGK